Proteins encoded within one genomic window of Candidatus Brevundimonas colombiensis:
- the flgK gene encoding flagellar hook-associated protein FlgK: MSLNSIMNIATSGMKTAQSQLRVTADNMANVDTPGYVRKVADQTSIVSNGYGSGVDVTRVRLATDRFLQAAGLSAGADAARQSVRSDLYGQIQSQFGDPSSDTNFFAQVDKLFASYATLAETPTSSAGRQDTIYKTQSMFNQAADIAAKIQSTRQEADARLQSAIETVNPLLEQIDKLNKTIASGTVIGQDVTGAQNAQLGLINELSKYLDVKVEPRSNGGVTLRTNAGTTLVGEGHATVSYQAAGTVDATTAFSDIMITEPSGTRWPLLDGVTSGQIRGLVEMRDVDAPAAAARLGELTAKLADELNRAHNANSSVPAPTTLTGRNTGQSLQTALTGFAGTTTITAVNSAGVVQASAQIVFSGATMTINGVAADPSTFLDVLNAQMGGTVTASFAEGRLQLDGAGGNGVAIADDATTPSNKGGRGFSHWFGLNDLVSTTTPTFYETGLTLSSQHGFDAGETVTFRFAGESGARQRDITVSVPAGTGTMSELLGALNDPITGVGRYGAFSLDAAGKLAFKAYDPAATTMSVVKDGTTQDPSGVSMSQLFGLGATGATRAGAYSVRSDIQQDPGKLALAQLNLSATSGTSALSKSDGRGGLVLGDAGKRNVAFGAAGGSSAATKTLSAYAADFAGDIGGKASAAKTRSETAAALSKEAQGRRTSAEAVNMDEELVNMTTFQQAYNASARLIQASKDMYDVLIGILR; encoded by the coding sequence ATGTCTCTGAACTCGATCATGAACATCGCGACCTCGGGCATGAAGACCGCCCAGTCGCAGTTGCGCGTCACCGCCGACAATATGGCGAACGTCGACACCCCCGGCTATGTCCGCAAGGTCGCGGATCAAACGTCGATCGTCAGCAACGGATACGGCTCGGGCGTGGACGTCACGCGCGTTCGCCTGGCGACCGACCGTTTTCTCCAGGCGGCGGGGTTGAGCGCGGGCGCCGACGCGGCGCGCCAGAGCGTCCGCTCTGATCTGTATGGCCAGATCCAGAGCCAGTTCGGCGATCCCAGCAGCGATACCAACTTCTTCGCCCAGGTCGACAAGCTGTTCGCCAGCTACGCCACCCTGGCCGAAACCCCGACATCGTCAGCAGGGCGTCAGGACACGATCTACAAGACCCAGTCGATGTTCAACCAGGCGGCCGACATCGCCGCCAAGATCCAGTCGACGCGGCAGGAGGCGGACGCTCGTCTGCAAAGCGCGATCGAGACGGTCAATCCGCTGCTGGAACAGATCGACAAGCTGAACAAGACCATCGCCTCAGGGACCGTCATCGGTCAGGACGTGACCGGCGCCCAGAACGCACAACTCGGCCTGATCAATGAACTGTCCAAATATCTGGACGTGAAGGTCGAGCCACGGTCGAACGGCGGCGTGACCCTGCGCACCAATGCGGGCACGACTCTGGTCGGCGAAGGTCATGCGACCGTGTCCTACCAGGCGGCTGGCACGGTGGATGCGACCACGGCCTTTTCCGACATCATGATCACCGAACCCAGCGGCACGCGCTGGCCGCTGCTGGACGGAGTGACGTCGGGCCAGATCCGCGGCTTGGTCGAGATGCGCGACGTCGACGCCCCGGCCGCCGCGGCGCGCCTGGGTGAACTGACGGCCAAACTGGCCGATGAACTGAACCGGGCCCACAACGCCAACAGCAGCGTGCCCGCACCGACCACCCTGACCGGCCGCAACACCGGCCAGTCTCTGCAGACCGCCCTGACCGGCTTTGCGGGAACGACCACGATTACGGCGGTCAACTCCGCCGGCGTGGTCCAGGCCTCGGCCCAGATCGTCTTTTCCGGCGCCACGATGACGATCAACGGCGTCGCCGCCGATCCCTCCACCTTCCTGGACGTGCTGAACGCCCAGATGGGCGGGACGGTCACGGCCAGCTTCGCCGAAGGGAGGCTGCAACTGGATGGCGCGGGCGGAAACGGGGTGGCCATCGCCGACGATGCGACGACGCCCAGCAACAAGGGTGGACGCGGCTTTTCCCACTGGTTCGGGCTGAACGACCTGGTGTCGACCACCACCCCGACCTTCTATGAGACCGGCCTGACCCTGTCCTCGCAGCACGGCTTCGATGCGGGCGAGACCGTGACCTTCCGGTTCGCGGGCGAATCCGGCGCACGCCAGCGCGACATCACCGTATCCGTCCCGGCCGGAACCGGCACGATGAGCGAACTGCTCGGCGCCTTGAACGATCCCATCACCGGCGTCGGCCGTTACGGCGCCTTCAGCCTGGATGCGGCGGGCAAGCTGGCCTTCAAGGCGTATGATCCCGCCGCCACGACGATGAGCGTCGTCAAGGACGGGACGACGCAAGACCCATCCGGCGTTTCCATGTCGCAACTGTTCGGCCTGGGCGCCACGGGCGCGACGCGAGCCGGCGCCTACAGTGTCCGCAGCGACATCCAGCAGGACCCCGGAAAGCTGGCGCTGGCGCAGTTGAACCTGTCGGCGACATCGGGGACGTCTGCGCTGAGCAAGAGCGACGGACGCGGCGGCCTGGTCCTGGGCGATGCGGGAAAACGGAATGTCGCGTTCGGCGCGGCAGGCGGGTCTTCCGCGGCGACCAAGACCCTGTCGGCCTATGCGGCCGACTTCGCCGGCGATATCGGCGGCAAGGCCTCGGCCGCCAAGACGCGCAGCGAGACCGCCGCCGCCTTGTCGAAGGAGGCGCAAGGCCGCCGCACCTCGGCCGAGGCGGTCAACATGGACGAGGAACTGGTCAATATGACCACTTTCCAGCAAGCCTATAACGCCTCGGCCCGCCTGATCCAGGCGAGCAAGGACATGTACGACGTCCTGATCGGAATCCTGCGATGA
- a CDS encoding flagellar hook capping FlgD N-terminal domain-containing protein, translated as MVDAVSTNTATSRITKGAGAMASNFETFLTLLTTQMKNQDPLKPLDSNQFTSQLTQMAGVEQQLLTNDLLTSLLKAQSAGGLDNASNYIGKQVTAAWTATEFNDGKATWAYELGKDADKATLQVIDSKGAVVWQGSAPDKSSGLHTFTWDGKMKDGSTVDAGGVYTLKVAATDSSGAAIDSQALIQGRVTGVEMYNGAPYLVIGKSILPLSTVISLNEITSQANNDDTENPNVSTEEAAA; from the coding sequence ATGGTCGACGCCGTCTCCACCAACACCGCGACCAGCCGCATCACCAAGGGCGCGGGCGCCATGGCCTCGAACTTCGAGACCTTCCTGACCCTGCTGACCACGCAGATGAAGAACCAGGACCCGCTGAAGCCGCTGGATTCCAACCAGTTCACCTCGCAGCTGACCCAGATGGCCGGCGTGGAGCAGCAACTGCTGACCAACGACCTTCTGACCAGCCTGCTGAAGGCGCAGTCGGCCGGGGGACTGGACAACGCCTCCAACTACATCGGCAAGCAGGTCACCGCCGCCTGGACGGCGACCGAGTTCAACGACGGCAAGGCGACCTGGGCTTACGAATTGGGCAAGGACGCCGACAAGGCCACGCTGCAGGTCATCGACAGCAAGGGCGCCGTCGTCTGGCAAGGGTCCGCACCCGACAAGTCGTCCGGGCTGCACACCTTCACCTGGGACGGCAAGATGAAGGACGGCAGTACGGTGGACGCCGGCGGCGTCTATACGCTGAAGGTCGCCGCGACGGATTCCTCCGGGGCCGCGATCGACAGCCAGGCCCTGATCCAGGGCCGCGTGACCGGCGTCGAAATGTACAACGGCGCGCCGTATCTGGTGATCGGAAAGTCGATCCTGCCGCTCTCGACCGTGATCTCGCTGAACGAGATCACCTCTCAAGCCAATAATGACGATACGGAGAATCCGAACGTCTCCACCGAGGAGGCGGCCGCATGA
- the flgE gene encoding flagellar hook protein FlgE has protein sequence MSLNSAMLAGVSGLAANSAALAAISQNIANVNTVGYKRTAGEFQTLVNSQTRSGGGYSAGGVAANTRSFVSQEGQLQRTSESTDLAVSGQGFFVTTTQPEGVSATDARLFTRAGAFRVDKLGYLKNSAGLYLQGWPVDSNGDIATDPSDLSRLRSINIGSVGGTAEPTTRVQINANLRSSQSVSSAAGAQSYKSVEDTASTPAKHDVTVGYSRIDANNYAVTIKTGITKITGVATYDASGALTAFTPDDANSANGTATSTATQMTITPTSAGTAGTPFTLNLSDLGLTTNGVAKTKYDPSVNSMAMYDADDDNPSGVKPDFKMNIPVSDSKGGQRNLEIRFLKSEQPNQWYAEVVAVPASDVVTGAPYSNGQIKTGLIAFTPSGRLDMETMKAWPAGKGLFDDPENATLSFLKSDPTNTIDPNDASDNGKIKWADGLGIADQTVTLDLNTSAGGLSQLNTASVVQSTVTNGTAFGNLSKITIDESGFVTAVFDNGVMRRIAQVAVATFPSPDSLKEVSGNAYAVSLQSGTFNLKAAGTGGAGSIAAQQLESSTVDLSAEFTGLITTQRAYSASSKIITTADEMLSELINIKR, from the coding sequence ATGAGCCTCAACAGCGCCATGCTGGCCGGCGTGTCCGGTCTCGCCGCCAACTCCGCCGCTCTGGCGGCCATTTCCCAGAACATCGCCAACGTCAACACCGTCGGCTACAAGCGCACGGCTGGCGAGTTCCAGACCCTGGTCAACAGCCAGACCCGCTCCGGCGGCGGCTATTCCGCCGGCGGCGTCGCGGCCAACACCCGGTCCTTCGTCAGCCAGGAAGGCCAGCTTCAACGGACGAGCGAGAGCACCGATCTGGCCGTCAGCGGCCAGGGGTTCTTCGTCACGACCACTCAGCCCGAAGGCGTGTCGGCGACCGACGCCCGCCTGTTCACCCGCGCGGGCGCCTTCCGCGTCGACAAGCTGGGCTATCTGAAGAACAGCGCCGGCCTCTATCTGCAGGGCTGGCCCGTGGACTCCAACGGCGACATCGCGACCGATCCGTCCGATCTGTCGCGTCTGCGTTCGATCAACATCGGCTCAGTCGGCGGCACGGCGGAACCCACGACGCGCGTCCAGATCAACGCCAACCTGCGTTCGAGCCAGAGTGTGTCCAGCGCGGCGGGGGCCCAGTCGTACAAGAGCGTGGAGGACACCGCCTCCACCCCGGCCAAGCACGATGTCACGGTGGGCTATTCGCGCATCGACGCCAACAACTACGCTGTCACCATAAAGACAGGCATCACCAAGATCACCGGCGTGGCCACCTATGACGCCAGCGGCGCCCTGACCGCCTTCACCCCCGACGATGCGAACAGCGCAAACGGCACGGCGACCAGCACCGCCACACAGATGACCATAACCCCGACCAGCGCGGGGACGGCGGGCACGCCCTTTACGCTGAACCTGTCCGATCTGGGTCTGACCACCAACGGCGTCGCCAAGACCAAATACGATCCGTCCGTCAACTCGATGGCGATGTATGACGCCGACGACGACAATCCTTCCGGCGTGAAGCCGGATTTCAAGATGAACATCCCGGTTTCGGACTCCAAGGGCGGTCAGCGCAATCTGGAAATCCGCTTCCTCAAGAGCGAACAGCCGAACCAGTGGTACGCCGAGGTCGTGGCCGTGCCGGCGAGCGATGTAGTCACCGGCGCCCCCTACTCCAACGGTCAGATCAAGACCGGCCTGATCGCCTTCACCCCCTCTGGCCGGCTGGATATGGAGACGATGAAGGCCTGGCCCGCGGGCAAGGGCCTGTTCGACGATCCCGAGAACGCCACCCTGTCCTTCCTGAAGTCGGACCCGACCAATACGATCGATCCGAACGATGCGAGCGACAACGGCAAGATCAAGTGGGCCGATGGTCTGGGCATCGCCGACCAGACCGTGACCCTGGACCTTAACACCTCGGCCGGCGGCCTCAGCCAGCTGAACACCGCCTCGGTGGTGCAGTCGACCGTCACCAACGGCACCGCCTTCGGCAATCTGAGCAAGATCACCATCGACGAGAGCGGCTTCGTCACCGCCGTCTTCGACAACGGCGTGATGCGTCGCATCGCCCAGGTCGCGGTCGCCACCTTCCCCAGCCCCGACAGCCTGAAGGAGGTGTCGGGCAACGCCTATGCCGTCAGCCTGCAGTCAGGAACCTTCAATCTGAAGGCGGCTGGGACAGGCGGCGCGGGCTCGATCGCGGCCCAGCAGCTGGAGTCCTCCACCGTCGATCTGTCGGCGGAGTTCACCGGCCTGATCACCACCCAGAGGGCCTATTCCGCCTCGTCCAAAATCATCACCACGGCCGATGAAATGCTCTCTGAGCTGATCAACATCAAACGCTGA
- the mnmA gene encoding tRNA 2-thiouridine(34) synthase MnmA, whose protein sequence is MAAMTLVEDLCPVPDIVRTDMDAAVESARAAVGLPVGSRVVAAMSGGVDSTVVAALLHKAGYDVVGVTLQLYDHGAALKKKGACCAGQDIHDARLAADMIGIPHYVLDYESRFKDAVIDQFADSYLKGQTPVPCIRCNQTVKFRDLLDVARDLGAEAMATGHYVRRAVAGNRSQMRKAIDHSRDQSYFLFATTQDQLDYLRFPLADLEKPQVRGVAAELGLKIAAKPDSQDICFVPSGDYRTLIDRLRPQGREAGEIVHMDGRVLGRHSGITDYTIGQRRGLNVAVGEPLFVTKLEPETRRVVVGPREALLTASLTLEETNWLGDEATIREAAGAGAPVLARVRSTRQPSPARLTLIDGAISVVFDQGEEGVAPGQACALYDPADADRVLGGGFIRDTIATA, encoded by the coding sequence ATGGCCGCAATGACCCTGGTCGAAGACCTCTGCCCCGTTCCCGACATCGTCCGCACCGACATGGATGCGGCGGTCGAAAGCGCACGGGCGGCGGTGGGCCTGCCGGTCGGTTCGCGGGTGGTGGCGGCCATGTCGGGCGGCGTGGATTCCACCGTCGTCGCGGCCCTGCTGCACAAGGCCGGCTATGATGTGGTCGGCGTCACCCTTCAGCTTTACGATCATGGCGCGGCCTTGAAGAAAAAGGGCGCCTGCTGCGCGGGCCAGGACATTCATGACGCGCGCCTGGCCGCCGACATGATCGGCATCCCTCATTATGTTCTGGATTACGAAAGCCGGTTCAAGGACGCGGTGATCGACCAGTTCGCCGACTCCTATCTGAAGGGCCAGACGCCGGTCCCCTGCATCCGCTGCAATCAGACGGTCAAGTTCCGCGACCTTCTGGATGTCGCTCGCGATCTGGGCGCCGAAGCCATGGCGACGGGCCACTACGTCCGCCGCGCCGTCGCCGGCAACCGTTCGCAGATGCGCAAGGCGATCGATCATTCACGGGACCAGTCCTATTTCCTGTTCGCGACCACCCAGGACCAGCTCGACTACCTGCGCTTCCCCCTGGCCGATCTGGAGAAGCCCCAGGTGCGCGGCGTCGCCGCCGAGCTGGGGCTGAAGATCGCCGCCAAGCCGGACAGTCAGGACATCTGTTTCGTGCCTTCCGGCGACTACCGCACCCTGATCGACCGTCTGCGGCCGCAAGGGCGCGAAGCCGGTGAGATCGTTCATATGGACGGCCGCGTGCTGGGCCGGCACTCCGGCATCACCGACTACACCATCGGCCAACGTCGAGGTCTGAACGTCGCCGTGGGCGAACCACTGTTCGTGACAAAACTCGAGCCCGAAACCCGCCGCGTCGTGGTCGGCCCGCGCGAAGCCCTGCTGACCGCGTCCTTGACCCTGGAAGAAACCAATTGGCTGGGCGACGAGGCGACGATCCGCGAGGCCGCTGGGGCCGGCGCCCCCGTGTTGGCCCGCGTCCGCTCCACGCGCCAACCCTCGCCCGCGCGGCTGACGCTGATCGATGGCGCGATTTCAGTCGTGTTCGATCAGGGCGAAGAAGGCGTCGCTCCGGGTCAGGCCTGCGCCCTCTATGATCCCGCCGATGCGGACCGGGTGCTGGGCGGCGGCTTCATCCGCGACACGATAGCAACGGCGTAA
- a CDS encoding flagellar hook-length control protein FliK, with product MGAAGADVSAFESRPSTMSTASALLAPVAPVSTGTSTAASYARQADRDLFSRTLAKSVRPVADTAPRADDPASIGTPGKRDGSGVLKPLPAATDKDQSEAEPSTEATEASDRTAQNAASVQALPVVVQSTPTVAGSSGAQADATADAGAPQSRPLSGDAAATHALDPQHDAPAATEMMQAVALKASATLSTSAGSPGLDPAGSGQASGSAGEAAKTAAKMAADAQVPTAQVQVAVTTVAPRPAVLTSDAAVAVAVLVGDVKTDAQSEDTAAATSKGDAPTSLRPGRHEGAQRAEPALVEASPTPGSTSVEIKTLAQANAGTSQSQSAVDAKAASNESTPAEVAQTVDAEGSTPTVAAGDAPRAQSSAAADRSSPLSTLSHATVETTAHLAAQIARRLDGRSTRFDMVLTPEDLGRVDVSLEIGKDGQLSARLAFDNPAAAADLRGRADELRRQLQDAGFQLAGDALEFSQRDPSAGGGGFDRQQQRNALFAGGDRLAAQADTTVIPAPGVWTNHSLTPERVDLKV from the coding sequence ATGGGCGCAGCAGGCGCCGACGTCTCCGCTTTCGAAAGCCGCCCCTCGACCATGTCGACCGCCTCCGCCCTGCTCGCGCCCGTCGCGCCGGTTTCGACCGGGACGTCGACGGCTGCGTCCTATGCGCGACAGGCAGACCGTGACCTGTTTTCCAGGACGCTGGCCAAGTCGGTCAGACCCGTGGCCGATACGGCTCCGAGAGCCGACGATCCGGCGTCGATCGGAACCCCGGGAAAACGTGACGGATCGGGCGTTCTAAAGCCCTTGCCCGCCGCGACCGACAAAGATCAGTCGGAGGCCGAGCCCTCGACCGAAGCGACCGAGGCTTCCGACAGGACGGCGCAGAACGCCGCCTCCGTGCAGGCGCTGCCCGTCGTGGTTCAATCGACGCCGACCGTCGCTGGATCGTCAGGGGCGCAAGCCGATGCAACCGCCGACGCCGGCGCCCCACAGTCTCGGCCATTGTCTGGCGACGCCGCCGCCACGCACGCCCTCGATCCACAACACGACGCGCCAGCGGCGACGGAAATGATGCAAGCCGTCGCGTTGAAGGCTTCTGCGACGCTTTCCACCTCTGCCGGATCGCCCGGCCTTGACCCTGCCGGGAGCGGCCAGGCCTCGGGAAGCGCCGGAGAAGCGGCCAAGACCGCCGCCAAGATGGCGGCGGACGCGCAGGTTCCCACGGCCCAGGTCCAGGTGGCGGTGACGACGGTTGCGCCCCGGCCTGCCGTTCTGACGTCGGACGCCGCCGTGGCCGTCGCGGTCCTGGTCGGCGACGTCAAGACGGACGCCCAGTCCGAGGACACGGCAGCCGCCACATCCAAAGGGGACGCCCCGACGTCGCTTCGCCCCGGACGCCACGAAGGCGCGCAACGCGCCGAGCCCGCACTCGTCGAGGCGTCACCGACGCCAGGTTCAACAAGCGTCGAGATCAAGACCCTGGCCCAGGCGAACGCCGGGACTTCGCAATCCCAATCCGCCGTCGACGCCAAGGCCGCCTCCAATGAATCGACGCCTGCCGAGGTCGCACAGACAGTCGACGCCGAAGGCTCCACCCCGACCGTCGCCGCCGGGGATGCGCCGCGCGCGCAATCCTCGGCCGCCGCCGATCGCAGTTCGCCCCTGTCCACCCTGTCGCACGCGACGGTGGAGACCACCGCCCATCTCGCGGCCCAGATCGCGCGCAGACTGGATGGCCGATCCACCCGGTTTGACATGGTGCTGACGCCCGAAGATCTGGGCCGCGTCGATGTCAGCCTGGAAATCGGAAAGGACGGCCAGTTGTCCGCGCGCCTGGCCTTCGACAATCCCGCCGCGGCCGCCGACCTGCGCGGCCGCGCCGACGAGCTGCGTCGACAGCTTCAGGACGCCGGCTTTCAACTGGCTGGCGACGCACTGGAATTCTCGCAGCGCGACCCGTCGGCCGGCGGCGGCGGCTTCGACCGTCAGCAGCAACGCAACGCCCTGTTCGCCGGCGGCGACCGTCTGGCCGCCCAGGCCGACACGACTGTCATCCCGGCGCCCGGCGTCTGGACCAACCACTCCCTGACGCCAGAGCGCGTCGATCTGAAGGTCTGA
- a CDS encoding DUF1153 domain-containing protein — MLQERRLNSKGEQYVVGPTGTPLTLNDLPPSNTDRWVIRRKAEVVAAVRGGLLSLDDALAKYRLTAEEFLAWQKAIDKWGMQGLRTTRIQSYRS, encoded by the coding sequence ATGTTGCAAGAGCGACGCCTTAATAGCAAAGGCGAACAATACGTGGTCGGACCGACTGGCACGCCCCTGACCCTGAACGACCTGCCGCCGTCCAATACGGACCGGTGGGTGATCCGCCGCAAGGCCGAGGTCGTCGCCGCCGTTCGCGGCGGTCTGCTCAGCCTCGACGACGCCCTGGCGAAGTATCGCCTGACGGCGGAAGAGTTTCTGGCCTGGCAGAAGGCGATCGACAAATGGGGCATGCAGGGTCTGCGCACGACGCGGATTCAAAGCTACCGCTCCTGA